CGTCGGGGCCGGCATCTCCGCGATCCAGCTGCTCGACGAGATCTCGCGCGTGACGACGACGACGTGGGTGACGCGCCGCCCACCGGAGTTCCGCACGGGGCCGTTCGACGAGGCGGCGGGGCGCGCGGCGGTGGCGATGGTGGAGGACCGCGTGCGCCATGGGCTGCCGCCGCTGTCGGTCGTGTCGGTGACCGGGCTGCCGGTGACGCCGGCGGTGGAGGACATGCGCGCGCGCGGCGTGCTGCACCGCCTCCCGATGTTCGCCGAGATCCTCGACGACGGCGTGCGGTGGCCCGACGGGACGACGATGCGCGCCGACGTCATCCTGTGGTGCACCGGCTTCCGCTCCTCGCTCGACCACCTCGCGCCGCTCATGCTGCGCGAGCCTAACGGCGGCATCGTGATGACCGGCCGGCTCGCGACGCAGGTGGCGAAGCACCCCCGCGTACACCTCGTCGGCTACGGTCCGTCGGCGTCGACGATCGGCGCCAACCGCGCGGGCGGCGCCGCGGCGGAGGAGCTCATGGCGTTCCTCGGCCTGCGTGCGTCGCGGTAGATTTCGCGCTCACCTCCGTCTCCTCCGTCCCCTCCGCGCATGCAATACCCGATCGCCCGCGTCATCGAGCTGGTGCGCCCCGAGTCGCAGCACCTGTGGGGCATGGACGAGTCGGAGGCGCGACGCCGCCTCCTCTCCGCCGACCCGAGCGACGTCCTCGCCATCGACGGCTCGTTCGCGCTCGTCGCGCGCGACGGCGAGCGCGTGCTGCTCGCGCGGAGCCTCGACCGGCCGCTGCGCTACTTCCTCGCGAAGGCCGCCGACGGGCCGGTGCTCATCGTGGCGGAGCGGATCGACGAGATCGCGGCGGAGCTCGCGCGGCTCGGCTGGGGCGACCAGTTCCACCCGAGCTACACGCGCATGGTGCCGGCGCACCACGTCACCACGCTGCGGCTCGTCGGCTGCCCCGATCCGAACCCCGTGCACCGCCGCTTCTTCGACCCGCCGCGCGGGACGCTGCCTAACGACCTGGACGTCATCGGCGAGCGCTACGTGTCGGCGCTGTACGGCGAGGTGCGCCGGTGGCTCGCCCAGCAGGAGCCCGAGGCGCCGATCGGCGTGCCGTTCTCGGGCGGGATCGACAGCGGGTCGGTGCTGCTCGCGCTGAATCGCGCGCTGCTCGACGCGGGGCAGTCGCCGGCGCGGCTCAAGGCGTTCACGCTCAGCGTGGACGGCGGGGGCGACGACGCGCGCCAGGCGCGCGAGTTCCTCACCCGCACGGGGCTCGAGATGCTCGGCGAGACGGTGGACGTGCCGTCGTCGGCGCTCGACCCGCTGCGCGCGGTCGGGGTGATCGAGGACTACAAGCCGCTCGACGTCGAGTGCGCCGCGGTGAACCTCGCGCTGCTCGGCGCGCTGCGCGAGCGCTACCCGGACTGGCGGCTGCTCGTCGACGGCGACGGCGGCGACGAGAACCTGAAGGACTATCCCATCGAGGAGAACAGCGAGCTCACGATCCGCAGCGTCGTGAACAACCGCATGCTGTACCAGGAAGGCTGGGGCGTCGAGTCCATCAAGCACTCGCTCACGTACTCGGGCGGCTACAGCCGCGGATGCGTGCGCGGCTACGCGTGCGCGCAGGCACACGGCTTCATCACGTTCAGCCCGTACACGCGGCCGTCGGTGATCGCGGTGGCGGAGGCCATCCCGTTCGCCGCGCTCACGGCGGGCTCGCACGAGCGGCTCTACGCGCTCAAGGGCGAGATCGTGTCGCGCGGCATGCGCACCGTGCTCGGCGTCGAGATGCCGGTATTTCCGAAGCGCCGCTTCCAGCACGGCGCGGTGGAGTCGGAGCAGGTGCCGCGACTGTTCCCGCGCAACGAGGCGCGCTACCGGCGCCGGTTCGAGGCGCTGCACGCGGCGATGGCGTGACGACCGTCGACCGTCGCATCCGCGCGCTGCGCCCGCCGAAGCCGCCCGTCGACGCGTACCGGGCGCACGGCACCGCCGTGGACGTGGAGCGACGGCCCGACGGGACGCTGGAGCGCGCGCTCACGATCTTTCTCGCGGGCGCGGAGTGCCCGTTCACCTGCTCGTTCTGCGATCTGTGGCGGTGGACGATCGAGGGGCCGACGCCGCCCGGCGCGCTGCCGCGACAGGTGGCAGACGTGCTCGAAGCGTTCGACGGCGCACTGCCCGACCGAGTCAAGCTGTACAACGCGAGCAACTTCTTCGACCGGCGCGCGGTGCCGCCGGAAGATCTGCCGGCCCTCGCGTCGTTAGGCGCGCGGTTCCGCGGCGTGACGGTGGAGTCGCACGCGAGCACGGTGGGGCCGGCGACGGTCGCGTTCGCGCGGTCGATCCCGGGCCGGCTCGAGGTGGCGATGGGTCTCGAGACGATCCACCCGGCGGCGGCGGCGCGCATCAACAAGCGGCTCGACGTCGATCGCTTCGATCGCGCGGCGGCGTATCTCGCGGCGCACGACGTGGATCTGCGCGTGTTCGTGCTGCTCGGCGCGCCGTCGGTGCCCGTCGCGGAGAGCGTGGAGTGGACGGTGCGCGCGGTGGAGCACGCGGCGGCGCGGGGCGCGGCGATGGCGTGCGTCATCCCGGTGCGCGGCGGCAACGGCGAGATGGAGCGGCTCGCCGCACTCGGCGAGTTCACGCCGCCGACGCTCGCGCAGCTCGAGGATGTGCTCGACCGGTGCCTCGCGTTCGGGCCCACCGTCGTGACGGTGGATCTGTGGGACGCGGCGCGGCTGCCGGCGTGCGAGGTGTGTCGGTCGGCACGCATCGAGCGGCTGGGACGGATCAACGTCACGGGACACGCCGAGCCGCGGATCCGCTGCGAGGCGTGCGGCGCGTGATGCCGTTCGGATCTTACGCGGAGGCGCGGAGAACGCGGAGAATTCTTGAACCGCAGAGGACCGCAGAGGGCCGCAGAGAACGGCAACTACTTCAACGGCTTCTTACCACGGAGGACACAGAGGACACAGAGGAGAACCAGTCTTGTTGGTTTCCTTCGTGTCCTCCGTGTCCTCTGTGGTTCAACTCAACAGGACAGTCCTCTGCGGCCCTCTGCGGTTCGATTCAGAGCGCTAGTTCTCCGCCTCCCCGCTGCGCGTGAGCGAACGGAGCCACGCCGATGACTCGCCGTGAGATCGCCGTCGTCGGCAGCGGCTTCGCCGGGTCGCTCGCGGCGCGGGTGCTGGCGGTGCTCGGCCACGACGTCGTGCTGCTGGAGCGCGGGACGCATCCGCGGTTCGCGATCGGCGAGTCGACGACGCCGCTCGCCAACCTGTCGCTGGAGCGGCTGGCGCGGCGCTACGGGCTGGCCGACTGCTGGCATCTCGCGACGCACGGGCGATGGCTCGCACACCACGCGGGCGTGCGGCGTGGTCTCAAGCGCGGGTTCACGTTCTACCGGCACCATCCGGGGCGCCCATTCGAGAACGCGGGGCTCGACTCGGAGCGGCTGCTCGTCGCCGCGAGCCCGAGCGACGACATCGCCGACACGCACTGGCTGCGCGCCGACGTCGACCACCACTTCGTGCGCGAGGCCGTCGCCGCGGGCGTCGACTACCGCGACCGCGTGGAGCTGACGGGCGCCGAGCGTGCGCCCGGCGGGTGGCGGCTGACGGGCACGCGCGGCGGCGAGCCGCTCGGTCTGCGCGCGGAATTCGTCGTCGACGCGTCGGGGCCCGGCGGATTCCTCGCGCGGCAGCTCGCGATCCCGTCGGCGCTCGACCGTGTGGAGACGCAGTCGGCGCTCGTGTACTCGCACTTCGACGGCGTGCGGACGATGCCGGACGTCGTGCCGGGACTGCCCGACGGACCCTACCCCGACGACCGCGCCGCCGTGCACCACGTCATCGACGAGGGGTGGATGTACGCGCTGCGCTTCGACGACGACGTGACGAGCGCGGGGTTCCTGCTCACGCCGCGCGGCCTCGCGTCGCTCGGCGCCGACGCGCCGGATCCGGCGGCCCTCTGGCGCGCGGTGGTCGAGCGCTATCCGACGATCGGCGCCGCGTACGACGACGCGACGCCGCGCACGCCGATCGGGTTCGTGCCGCGGGTGCAGCACCGGCTCGCGCGCGCCGCCGGCGATGGCTGGCTGCTGCTGCCGCATGCGTACGCGTTCG
This DNA window, taken from Gemmatirosa kalamazoonensis, encodes the following:
- a CDS encoding NAD(P)/FAD-dependent oxidoreductase, translated to MTRREIAVVGSGFAGSLAARVLAVLGHDVVLLERGTHPRFAIGESTTPLANLSLERLARRYGLADCWHLATHGRWLAHHAGVRRGLKRGFTFYRHHPGRPFENAGLDSERLLVAASPSDDIADTHWLRADVDHHFVREAVAAGVDYRDRVELTGAERAPGGWRLTGTRGGEPLGLRAEFVVDASGPGGFLARQLAIPSALDRVETQSALVYSHFDGVRTMPDVVPGLPDGPYPDDRAAVHHVIDEGWMYALRFDDDVTSAGFLLTPRGLASLGADAPDPAALWRAVVERYPTIGAAYDDATPRTPIGFVPRVQHRLARAAGDGWLLLPHAYAFVDPLFSTGIAWGLRAVERLALAFEHGVPNAAWLARYDAALAAEATQIDRLVAGAYEAMAHFELLAAHAMLYFATVSFAEVGQRLAPEDDATWSGFLGVGDAVTEPLPGEALRRLRTLSPADADARRAFAAWVADAIHPRNVAGLADPSRHNLYPVDLDTLIDRHALLGMTRAAVLAALPALRGMGPEPDLSQIAGIGSRR
- a CDS encoding asparagine synthase-related protein, whose translation is MQYPIARVIELVRPESQHLWGMDESEARRRLLSADPSDVLAIDGSFALVARDGERVLLARSLDRPLRYFLAKAADGPVLIVAERIDEIAAELARLGWGDQFHPSYTRMVPAHHVTTLRLVGCPDPNPVHRRFFDPPRGTLPNDLDVIGERYVSALYGEVRRWLAQQEPEAPIGVPFSGGIDSGSVLLALNRALLDAGQSPARLKAFTLSVDGGGDDARQAREFLTRTGLEMLGETVDVPSSALDPLRAVGVIEDYKPLDVECAAVNLALLGALRERYPDWRLLVDGDGGDENLKDYPIEENSELTIRSVVNNRMLYQEGWGVESIKHSLTYSGGYSRGCVRGYACAQAHGFITFSPYTRPSVIAVAEAIPFAALTAGSHERLYALKGEIVSRGMRTVLGVEMPVFPKRRFQHGAVESEQVPRLFPRNEARYRRRFEALHAAMA
- a CDS encoding radical SAM protein, translated to MTTVDRRIRALRPPKPPVDAYRAHGTAVDVERRPDGTLERALTIFLAGAECPFTCSFCDLWRWTIEGPTPPGALPRQVADVLEAFDGALPDRVKLYNASNFFDRRAVPPEDLPALASLGARFRGVTVESHASTVGPATVAFARSIPGRLEVAMGLETIHPAAAARINKRLDVDRFDRAAAYLAAHDVDLRVFVLLGAPSVPVAESVEWTVRAVEHAAARGAAMACVIPVRGGNGEMERLAALGEFTPPTLAQLEDVLDRCLAFGPTVVTVDLWDAARLPACEVCRSARIERLGRINVTGHAEPRIRCEACGA